The DNA window AACGCAGGTTGATCACCATTCTCTGGTGCGTTCCGTCGCCGATCTCCTCGATCTCGTCGCTCGCCGAGACCTTGAACTCGATTCGCTTGCCGTCGACCTTGGTCACCTCGGCCTCGGCGCGCACGGTCTGGCCGACCGGCGTCGCGGCGAGGTGCCGAATATTGATTTCGGTGCCGACCGCGCTCTCGCCCGCGTCCAGAAATGGCCGGATCGCATTGAGGGCGGCGTTTTCCATCGCCATGATCATGACGGGGGTGGCCAGCACCTGCGGCAGCATCGCGTCCTTGAATTGATTGGCGAGATGCTCGGGCAGCACGCGCAGCGTGAACGTTCCTTT is part of the Bradyrhizobium erythrophlei genome and encodes:
- a CDS encoding thioesterase family protein, whose product is MRQISPGTKGTFTLRVLPEHLANQFKDAMLPQVLATPVMIMAMENAALNAIRPFLDAGESAVGTEINIRHLAATPVGQTVRAEAEVTKVDGKRIEFKVSASDEIEEIGDGTHQRMVINLRSFHERLAKKSGG